A section of the Oscillospiraceae bacterium genome encodes:
- a CDS encoding NAD(P)/FAD-dependent oxidoreductase, with product MNRTYDAIVAGGGLAGLTAAAYLCRNGHRTLLLEKNKKTGGLVTTFQHRGFAFDAGIRAFEDSGILLPMLKSLGIEMLLVKNPVTVIFENQRVLLTSRGSLNDYAAALIALFPQNKADVLKIAAEIEKVMGYMDVLYGIDNPLFMEKPEPAYLMKTLLPWLARYQVNIRKASRLNEPIRAYLRRFTGNTALIDMIVQHFFKATPAFFALSYFGLYLDYRYPRGGTGTLAEKVTDFIRANGGEILTETPVTQIDVHSRQLTTANGEIYHYQNLIWAADQETLYKIAGKPDSPFAEKQRELTAQSEGGDSILTVFMGVRLDGAYFEEHCGAHAFYTPNAEGLSSLPDWRKAAEKGEDALWRWLGDFLRLTTYEISCPALRDIALAPGGQTGVIISTLMDYRLVRHFSDAGKYDGFKRFCTDKITETLEALFPGLRQNLLFSICSTPMTIERETGNKQGAITGWAFTGPMPAENRFQKILNAVKTPFKDVVQCGQWTFSPSGLPVSILTGKVAADAVHKQIKLKSKSKGKE from the coding sequence ATGAACCGAACGTATGATGCGATTGTGGCCGGAGGGGGACTGGCGGGGCTGACCGCGGCTGCGTACCTGTGCCGAAACGGACATCGCACGCTGCTGCTTGAAAAAAACAAAAAGACAGGCGGCCTCGTCACCACTTTTCAACATCGCGGCTTTGCTTTTGATGCCGGTATCCGCGCGTTTGAAGATTCGGGCATTTTGCTTCCGATGCTCAAAAGTCTCGGCATTGAAATGCTGCTGGTCAAAAATCCGGTTACGGTCATTTTCGAAAACCAAAGGGTTTTGCTGACGTCACGCGGGAGCTTAAACGATTACGCCGCGGCTTTGATCGCGCTCTTTCCGCAAAACAAGGCGGATGTTTTAAAAATCGCGGCTGAGATCGAAAAAGTCATGGGCTATATGGACGTGCTTTACGGCATCGACAATCCGCTCTTTATGGAAAAACCGGAACCCGCATATCTGATGAAGACCCTTCTGCCGTGGCTTGCGCGCTATCAGGTCAACATCCGCAAAGCAAGCCGCCTGAACGAGCCGATCCGGGCGTACCTGCGGCGCTTTACCGGCAACACGGCGTTGATCGATATGATCGTCCAGCACTTTTTTAAAGCCACTCCTGCATTTTTCGCCCTGAGCTATTTCGGGCTCTATCTCGATTACCGCTATCCCCGGGGCGGTACGGGCACGCTGGCCGAAAAAGTGACGGATTTTATCCGTGCGAACGGCGGTGAAATTTTGACCGAAACGCCGGTGACGCAGATCGATGTTCATTCCCGGCAGCTCACAACGGCAAACGGCGAGATTTATCATTATCAAAATCTGATCTGGGCTGCCGATCAGGAAACCCTTTATAAAATCGCGGGCAAACCCGATTCCCCCTTCGCAGAAAAACAGCGTGAACTCACTGCGCAAAGCGAAGGCGGCGACTCGATTCTCACGGTGTTTATGGGCGTCCGTCTGGACGGGGCCTATTTTGAAGAACACTGCGGCGCGCACGCGTTTTATACCCCGAACGCCGAAGGCCTGTCTTCCCTGCCCGATTGGCGCAAAGCCGCCGAAAAAGGCGAAGACGCGCTTTGGCGGTGGCTTGGCGATTTCCTTCGGCTTACGACATATGAGATCTCCTGCCCGGCGCTCCGGGATATTGCGCTTGCGCCCGGGGGGCAGACCGGCGTCATCATCAGCACACTGATGGATTATCGGCTCGTCAGACATTTCTCCGATGCGGGCAAATACGACGGCTTCAAGCGCTTCTGCACCGACAAAATCACCGAAACCCTGGAAGCGCTGTTCCCGGGCCTGCGCCAAAACCTGTTGTTTTCGATATGCTCCACCCCGATGACGATCGAGCGTGAGACGGGGAACAAACAAGGCGCGATCACGGGCTGGGCGTTTACGGGGCCGATGCCCGCGGAAAACCGCTTTCAAAAGATTTTAAACGCAGTCAAAACCCCGTTCAAAGACGTCGTCCAGTGCGGACAGTGGACCTTCAGTCCCTCGGGACTTCCGGTCTCCATTCTCACCGGTAAAGTTGCGGCCGACGCCGTACATAAACAAATCAAGTTAAAATCAAAAAGCAAAGGGAAAGAATAG